The following proteins are encoded in a genomic region of Roseinatronobacter sp. S2:
- a CDS encoding branched-chain amino acid ABC transporter permease yields the protein MSLQFILTVTLNGLTLASLYFIVACGFSLIFGLMRTVNMAHGSLYMVGAYVGFAVYDPLYASSAWASQAWLIGVLAGIAAAALVGLIMQVAFLGWMQGQELRQALVTIGLSIIIADQLLATFGGNPFQFFAPDMLFGPVQVPGIGRYPVFRLFQVGLAIAVGVGLWLLLNKTKLGIVVRAGVDDRQMLAACGINVPLVAATVFALGAALAGLGGVIGATAQPMALGVDVRFLLMSLVVVIVGGMGSIGGTALGALLIGLAEQWGQVLFPTYSVILTFVIMASVLAVWPQGLLGRKPT from the coding sequence GTGTCCTTGCAGTTCATCCTGACCGTCACCCTGAACGGGCTGACGCTTGCATCGCTATACTTTATCGTCGCCTGCGGATTCTCGTTGATATTCGGGCTGATGCGGACTGTGAACATGGCACATGGTTCGCTTTACATGGTGGGCGCATATGTGGGGTTTGCAGTGTATGACCCGCTTTATGCCTCAAGTGCGTGGGCCTCGCAAGCGTGGCTGATTGGCGTTCTGGCGGGGATTGCCGCCGCCGCGCTGGTGGGGCTGATCATGCAGGTGGCCTTTCTGGGGTGGATGCAGGGGCAGGAACTGCGGCAGGCACTTGTGACAATCGGCTTGTCAATTATCATTGCAGATCAATTGCTTGCGACCTTTGGTGGCAATCCTTTCCAGTTCTTCGCGCCTGATATGCTGTTTGGGCCTGTGCAGGTTCCGGGCATCGGGCGCTATCCTGTGTTCAGGTTGTTTCAGGTCGGGTTGGCGATTGCGGTGGGTGTCGGGTTGTGGCTGCTGCTGAACAAGACCAAGCTGGGCATTGTCGTGCGTGCGGGGGTTGATGACCGCCAGATGCTGGCGGCCTGCGGGATCAATGTGCCGCTGGTGGCGGCCACGGTTTTTGCCCTTGGTGCCGCGCTGGCGGGGTTGGGGGGCGTGATTGGCGCGACTGCACAGCCGATGGCGCTGGGCGTTGATGTCCGGTTCCTGCTGATGTCGTTGGTGGTGGTGATTGTGGGCGGCATGGGGTCCATTGGCGGCACGGCACTGGGCGCGCTGCTGATCGGTCTGGCCGAGCAATGGGGGCAGGTGCTGTTTCCCACATATTCGGTGATCCTGACCTTCGTGATCATGGCATCGGTGCTGGCCGTCTGGCCGCAGGGTCTGTTGGGGAGGAAGCCAACATGA
- a CDS encoding phosphoenolpyruvate hydrolase family protein yields the protein MPDLAVGAALPMVEQGRESCLPHIFAPWLAALPVAQRDLLALLPVLDVNGAMFTALNGAEPDTRAATARQGVIAALLCVDPFLRVRDVVALLRAAGISGVANFPTVQLIDGVAALGFDSADLGLRREARMLARFADDGLAVTGFATTAENGQRLLDHGAAELVVHPGLPSTDWRNRAVAARGAADTLAALRAQCTVPLRLFCPDSYGAELDDARALADGLVRYA from the coding sequence TTGCCTGATCTTGCCGTCGGCGCGGCACTCCCCATGGTTGAGCAGGGGCGCGAATCGTGCCTGCCGCATATCTTCGCACCATGGCTGGCCGCCTTGCCTGTCGCGCAACGTGATCTGCTGGCGTTGCTGCCGGTGCTGGATGTAAACGGCGCAATGTTCACGGCCCTGAACGGCGCGGAACCGGACACGCGCGCGGCCACGGCCCGACAGGGTGTCATCGCCGCGTTGTTATGTGTTGATCCGTTTTTGCGGGTGCGCGATGTGGTGGCCCTTCTGCGCGCGGCCGGAATATCCGGGGTGGCCAATTTTCCGACGGTTCAGCTTATCGATGGCGTGGCAGCGCTTGGGTTTGACAGCGCCGATCTTGGCCTGCGCCGCGAAGCCCGCATGCTGGCGCGCTTTGCCGATGACGGGCTGGCAGTCACGGGCTTTGCCACCACAGCGGAAAATGGCCAGCGGCTGCTGGATCATGGCGCGGCGGAACTGGTTGTGCATCCCGGCCTGCCGTCAACCGATTGGCGCAACCGCGCGGTTGCCGCGCGCGGCGCCGCAGATACGCTTGCGGCGCTGCGTGCGCAGTGCACTGTGCCACTGCGCCTTTTCTGCCCCGACAGCTATGGGGCGGAACTGGATGACGCGCGCGCACTGGCCGACGGGCTGGTGCGATATGCCTGA
- a CDS encoding phosphoenolpyruvate hydrolase family protein: MENTLNQMLHKKSPGSGTLLIGGAIGVGMTAEAAVRGGADFLLALNAGRYRVMGAASLAALLPLGNANTFTDQFARREILDRVSVPVLFGASCFDPSTSPEKLVRQTCDVGYQGIANFPSSIHFDGRFRQLLEEADLGFAREARMLAQARRAGLLTFGYAKTRAEISMLIDAGVDMICLNFGWNAGGVQAVAQSFTIAEAADRARRIFASIRSRAPQTLCFVEGGPIINPDDMFRVCDEASADGYVGGSTLDRVPLEISVTERTSAFKAFGLLKQANTAQTRELGRAARIAGIVGQSEFVLAVLEQVTRLAGTRIPALICGEPGLGRGALARALHPLSERSGPLMTVRAKNLQAAPEAQLFGEAPRRQGMLAKPDATVVVENAEVLPHAVQRRLVDWLEQAMPDTGPHAGPDQAARLVLVCDADPGGATALIPELAQCLQAGRIEIPPLRERPEDVPALARHRLAILGGGQQISADGYRLLLAHGWPGNIPELRSVIDRAALQSAGKTIGSGALSGAIGHSPSGDTPDEDPALHPLNERDWLLDALRRNRFRRGDTAAYLGVSRKTLYNKMRRMGLLE; the protein is encoded by the coding sequence ATGGAAAACACGCTGAACCAGATGTTGCACAAAAAATCGCCCGGCAGTGGAACGCTGCTGATCGGCGGGGCGATTGGTGTTGGCATGACTGCGGAAGCGGCGGTGCGTGGCGGCGCCGATTTCCTGCTGGCGCTGAATGCGGGGCGCTACAGGGTCATGGGGGCCGCGTCGCTTGCGGCGCTGCTGCCGCTTGGCAATGCCAACACATTCACCGACCAGTTTGCACGCCGTGAAATACTTGACCGTGTTTCCGTGCCGGTGCTGTTCGGCGCGTCATGTTTCGACCCGTCGACCAGCCCCGAAAAACTGGTCCGCCAAACCTGCGATGTCGGGTATCAGGGCATCGCGAATTTCCCGTCTTCGATTCATTTTGACGGCCGGTTCCGCCAGCTGCTGGAAGAAGCCGACCTTGGCTTTGCCCGCGAGGCCCGCATGCTGGCGCAGGCGCGCAGGGCCGGACTGCTGACATTTGGCTACGCCAAAACCCGCGCCGAGATTTCGATGCTGATAGATGCAGGGGTCGACATGATCTGCCTGAATTTCGGCTGGAATGCAGGCGGTGTGCAAGCGGTAGCACAAAGTTTCACCATCGCAGAAGCCGCTGATCGGGCGCGGCGCATTTTCGCGTCCATCCGCAGCCGTGCGCCCCAGACGCTGTGCTTTGTCGAAGGCGGGCCAATCATCAACCCTGACGACATGTTTCGCGTCTGCGACGAGGCCAGCGCCGATGGCTATGTCGGCGGCTCCACGCTGGACCGCGTGCCGCTGGAAATTTCGGTGACGGAACGCACGTCAGCCTTCAAGGCGTTCGGGTTGCTGAAACAGGCCAACACCGCGCAGACGCGCGAGTTGGGACGCGCGGCACGGATCGCGGGAATCGTGGGCCAGTCGGAATTCGTGCTGGCCGTGCTGGAACAGGTCACACGGCTGGCAGGCACGCGCATTCCCGCGCTGATCTGCGGCGAGCCGGGCCTTGGACGTGGTGCATTGGCCCGCGCGCTGCATCCGCTGTCTGAACGCAGTGGTCCGCTGATGACCGTGCGCGCGAAAAACCTGCAAGCCGCGCCCGAAGCGCAGTTGTTTGGCGAAGCGCCGCGCCGTCAGGGGATGCTGGCAAAACCCGATGCAACCGTGGTCGTCGAAAATGCCGAAGTTCTGCCACACGCCGTGCAGCGCCGTCTGGTTGACTGGCTGGAACAGGCCATGCCGGACACTGGCCCCCATGCAGGGCCGGATCAGGCCGCGCGGCTGGTTCTGGTGTGCGACGCCGACCCCGGCGGCGCAACGGCACTGATCCCCGAACTGGCGCAATGCCTTCAGGCGGGCCGCATTGAAATTCCACCCTTGCGCGAACGCCCCGAAGATGTGCCTGCGCTTGCACGGCACAGGCTGGCAATACTGGGAGGCGGGCAACAGATTTCGGCCGATGGGTATCGTTTGTTGCTGGCGCATGGCTGGCCCGGCAACATTCCCGAATTGCGGTCGGTCATTGATCGCGCAGCGCTTCAAAGTGCAGGAAAAACAATCGGATCAGGCGCGCTTTCGGGGGCGATTGGCCACAGCCCATCGGGCGACACCCCAGATGAAGACCCTGCCCTGCACCCGCTAAACGAACGAGACTGGCTGCTGGATGCCCTGCGCCGCAACCGTTTCCGGCGGGGCGATACAGCCGCCTATCTGGGCGTATCGCGCAAGACATTATACAACAAAATGCGCCGCATGGGCCTGCTGGAATAG